The following are encoded together in the Brassica napus cultivar Da-Ae chromosome A9, Da-Ae, whole genome shotgun sequence genome:
- the BNAA09G43370D gene encoding uncharacterized protein BNAA09G43370D: MAYGDSRSGPSILDSFSLSPLPYPVLLILAVASVFLMTSWYWSFEDAAESAGEQMNLALLLIPLLLIVLVRWLSTVENPDAFLGMFSNRRQTYGSPNAGDEGGSSPWGVAAIIVLLLVLLQYQSSFLEMWFG; this comes from the coding sequence GATCAGGACCGTCCATCTTGGATTCATTCTCGCTTTCGCCTCTACCGTACCCGGTCCTTTTAATCCTAGCCGTGGCTTCGGTGTTCCTAATGACATCATGGTACTGGAGCTTCGAAGATGCAGCAGAATCCGCGGGAGAGCAGATGAATCTTGCTCTTCTCTTGATCCCTCTCCTTCTCATAGTCTTGGTTAGGTGGTTATCCACCGTGGAGAATCCAGACGCGTTTCTAGGGATGTTTTCGAACCGTCGTCAGACGTACGGGAGTCCCAACGCCGGGGACGAAGGTGGAAGCTCGCCGTGGGGAGTGGCGGCGATTATAGTTCTGTTGCTTGTTTTGCTTCAGTATCAGTCAAGTTTCTTGGAGATGTGGTTTGGTTGA
- the LOC106368808 gene encoding triosephosphate isomerase, chloroplastic: protein MASSLTAQISCGTQPSAPSFSGLRRTCPKLDAAVSFSHHSFCNRVNSSIRLLSSSNRSPRGVVAMAGSGKFFVGGNWKCNGTKDSIAKLVSDLNSASLEADVDVVVSPPFVYIDQVKSSLTDRIEISGQNSWVGKGGAFTGEISVEQLKDIGCKWVILGHSERRHVIGEKDEFIGKKAAYALSEGLGVIACIGEKLEEREAGKTFDVCFDQLKAFADAVPSWDKVVVAYEPVWAIGTGKVASPQQAQEVHVAVRDWLKKNVSEEVASKTRIIYGGSVNGGNCAELAKEKDIDGFLVGGASLKGPEFATIVNSVTSKKVAA, encoded by the exons atGGCTTCCTCTCTCACTGCCCAAATATCCTGTGGCACTCAGCCCTCTGCCCCTTCTTTCTCCGGCCTCCGCCGCACTTGTCCCAAGCTCGACGCCGCCGTCTCCTTCTCCCACCACTCCTTCTGTAACCGCGTTAACTCCTCAATCCGTCTCCTTTCCTCCTCGAACCGGTCGCCAAGAGGTGTCGTCGCCATGGCCGGATCCGGCAAG TTTTTCGTTGGAGGAAACTGGAAATGT AACGGGACTAAAGACTCCATCGCCAAGCTTGTCTCCGACCTCAACAGTGCATCCTTGGAAGCTGATGTAG ATGTTGTTGTGTCGCCTCCCTTTGTGTACATCGACCAAGTCAAATCCTCCTTGACAGACCGTATTGAGATATCCGGTCAGAACTCTTGGGTTGGGAAAGGTGGTGCCTTCACCGGTGAAATCAG CGTGGAACAGCTCAAAGACATTGGATGCAAGTGGGTCATTCTTGGGCATTCCGAAAGGAGACATGTCATCGGTGAAAAAGATGAG TTTATTGGGAAGAAAGCTGCTTACGCGTTGAGTGAGGGTCTGGGAGTAATAGCTTGTATCGGGGAGAAGCTAGAAGAGAGGGAAGCAGGCAAGACCTTTGATGTCTGCTTCGACCAATTAAAAGCCTTTGCTG ATGCTGTGCCTAGCTGGGACAAGGTAGTGGTTGCATACGAGCCAGTATGGGCAATTGGAACTGGTAAAGTTGCATCTCCTCAGCAAGCACAGGAAGTCCATGTAGCTGTCCGTGATTGGCTTAAGAAGAATGTCTCTGAAGAAGTTGCTTCCAAAACAAGAATCATATACGGAG GTTCTGTCAACGGAGGCAACTGTGCAGAGCTTGCTAAAGAAAAAGACATTGATGGATTTCTCGTCGGTGGTGCCTCCTTGAAG GGGCCTGAGTTTGCGACCATTGTGAACTCTGTCACGTCCAAGAAAGTTGCCGCTTGA
- the LOC106368806 gene encoding probable magnesium transporter NIPA6 isoform X1: protein MESDNGKGLILAVASSVFIGSSFILKKKGLKRAAANGTRAGYGGYTYLLEPLWWAGMITMIVGEAANFVAYIYAPAVLVTPLGALSIIISAILAHFLLKEKLKKMGVLGCVSCIVGSVVIVIHAPKEQTPNSVQEIWNLATQPAFLVYVAITMSIVLALILHFEPLCGQSNILVYIGICSLMGALTVMSIKAIGIAIKLTMEGVSQIGYPQTWLFLMVAVTCVVTQLIYLNKALDTFNAAIVSPVYYVMFTTLTIVASAIMFKDWSGQDAASVASELCGFITVLTGTMILHGTREEEQQASSSGNADLVFGSSESVRWYESRKSTNEEHLISLYSPEY, encoded by the exons ATGGAGTCGGACAATGGGAAGGGGTTGATACTAGCAGTGGCCTCTAGTGTTTTCATTGGCTCCAGCTTCATCTTGAAGAAGAAAGGTCTCAAGCGAGCTGCTGCTAATGGCACCCGTGCTG gGTATGGCGGTTATACTTACTTGTTAGAGCCTCTTTGGTGGGCAGGCATGATCActa TGATTGTTGGAGAAGCTGCAAACTTTGTCGCCTACATATACGCACCAGCTGTTCTCGTCACACCCCTTGGTGCTTTAAGTATTATCATCAG TGCTATTCTGGCACATTTCTTGTTAAAAGAAAAGCTTAAGAAAATGGGGGTTCTTGGGTGTGTTTCTTGCATCGTCGGCTCTGTTGTTATTGTTATTCACGCACCTAAGGAGCAGACTCCTAACTCCGTCCAAGAGATTTGGAATCTCGCTACTCAGCCTG CTTTTCTAGTTTACGTAGCCATAACCATGTCCATTGTCCTTGCTTTGATTCTCCACTTCGAGCCTCTCTGCGGCCAatccaacattcttgtttatatCGGTATATGTTCCTTAATGGGTGCTCTCACT gTTATGAGCATAAAGGCTATTGGAATTGCTATAAAGTTAACGATGGAGGGAGTGAGCCAGATTGGGTATCCACAGACATGGCTTTTTCTCATGGTTGCTGTTACCTGTGTCGTTACCCAATTGATTTATCTTAACAAG GCTTTGGACACATTCAATGCAGCAATTGTTTCTCCAGTGTACTATGTAATGTTCACAACCCTCACTATTGTTGCTAGTGCCATCATGTTCAAG GACTGGTCTGGGCAAGACGCAGCTAGCGTAGCCTCTGAGTTATGTGGATTCATCACTGTGCTCACTGGCACAATGATACTTCATGGGACCAGGGAAGAGGAACaacaagcttcttcttcag GCAATGCagatttggtatttggatcttcAGAATCAGTACGATGGTACGAGTCAAGAAAGAGCACGAACGAAGAACATCTGATAAGCCTGTACAGCCCTGAATACTAG
- the LOC106368807 gene encoding protein XAP5 CIRCADIAN TIMEKEEPER — protein MSGMGDGYVGTSQDGVRIRRLQKQREAERRKIQELKSKTASGQEQSGLLQFGSSSCEILDTAFKKETVGLVTREEYVEKRVNIRNKFEEEEKEKLLKLLQEEEELQQQKRSKKRKLKGSSRLSFAEDLEDGSDDDDDAENKSSGNLRYGKLGKDPSVETNFLPDSEREAEEQAERERLKKQWTREQEQIKNEPLQITYSYWDGTGHRRVIQVRKGDPIGNFLRAVQQQLAPDFREIRTASVENLLYVKEDLIIPHQHSFYELIINKARGKSGPLFHFDVHEDVRTIADATIEKDESHAGKVVERHWYEKNKHIFPASRWEIYDPTKKWERYTVHGD, from the exons atgtcgGGTATGGGGGACGGGTACGTGGGCACGTCTCAAGACGGAGTGAGGATACGGCGGCTGCAGAAGCAAAGAGAGGCTGAGCGGCGTAAGATCCAGGAGCTGAAGAGCAAGACTGCTTCGGGCCAGGAGCAATCAGGTCTTCTCCAATTCGGCTCCAGCTCCTGCGAG ATTCTTGACACTGCTTTCAAGAAGGAGACAGTCGGTTTAGTCACCAGAGAGGAATATGTTGAGAAG AGGGTTAATATTCGTAATAagttcgaggaagaagagaaggagaaatTGCTCAAGCTACTCCAAGA GGAAGAGGAGCTTCAACAGCAGAAGCGTAGTAAGAAGAGAAAGTTGAAGGGAAGCTCTCGCTTATCTTTTGCTGAAGATCTTGAAGATggcagtgatgatgatgatgatgcagaAAACA AGAGTTCTGGAAACTTACGCTACGGAAAACTTGGCAAGGACCCCTCAGTGGAAACCAATTTTCTGCCTGACAG TGAGCGAGAGGCGGAGGAACAAGCTGAACGTGAAAGGCTAAAGAAGCAGTGGACTCGTGAACAAGAGCAGATTAAAA ACGAGCCTCTTCAAATTACTTATAGTTACTGGGATGGGACCGGGCATAGACGAGTTATCCAG GTCCGAAAGGGTGACCCAATTGGGAATTTTCTAAGGGCTGTTCAGCAGCAGCTTGCCCCTGACTTCAGGGAGATTAGGACGGCATCAGTTGAGAATTTGCTATATGTAAAGGAAGATCTTATAATCCCACAT CAACACAGTTTCTACGAGCTGATCATTAACAAAGCTAGGGGGAAGAGTGGCCCG CTGTTTCACTTTGATGTGCATGAAGACGTGAGAACAATTGCTGATGCAACGATCGAGAAAGACGAG TCGCATGCGGGGAAAGTGGTGGAGAGGCATTGGTACGAGAAGAACAAGCATATCTTCCCTGCTTCCAGATGGGAG ATATACGACCCGACAAAGAAGTGGGAACGGTACACAGTTCATGGGGATTAA
- the LOC106374854 gene encoding dirigent protein 23-like: MLKQQKKKGTTMKMAKAEVSRLLFLLVTIIPLAAQGSRLYSWANQLEESGKDKVTNLQFYFHDTLSGKNPTAVKVAQAADTDKSPTLFGSVFMVDDALTETADPKSKLVGRAQGLYGSSCKEELGLLMAMSFCFEDGPYKDSTISMIGKNSAMKPVREMPIVGGTGMFRMARGYAIAQTHWFDPKTGDAIVGYNVTIVH; encoded by the exons ATGCTAAAACAGCAAAAGAAAAAGGGAACAACTATGAAGATGGCAAAAGCAGAAGTATCAAGATTGTTGTTTCTGTTGGTAACGATAATACCACTGGCTGCTCAAGGTTCCAGATTGTACAGCTGGGCTAATCAGCTGGAGGAATCTGGTAAGGACAAGGTAACCAACCTTCAGTTCTATTTCCACGACACTTTGAGCGGCAAGAATCCCACCGCCGTTAAGGTAGCTCAGGCCGCCGACACTGACAAATCTCCAACGCTGTTCGGCTCTGTGTTCATGGTCGACGATGCTCTCACCGAGACCGCCGATCCCAAATCCAAGCTCGTGGGCAGGGCCCAAGGTCTTTACGGTTCTTCAT GTAAAGAAGAGTTAGGACTGCTAATGGCGATGAGCTTTTGTTTCGAGGACGGTCCGTACAAGGACAGCACCATAAGCATGATCGGGAAGAATTCTGCGATGAAACCAGTTCGAGAAATGCCAATCGTGGGCGGCACTGGAATGTTCAGGATGGCTCGTGGCTACGCCATTGCTCAGACCCATTGGTTCGACCCCAAGACCGGTGATGCCATCGTTGGCTATAACGTTACCATTGTTCACTag
- the LOC106368806 gene encoding probable magnesium transporter NIPA6 isoform X2, translating into MESDNGKGLILAVASSVFIGSSFILKKKGLKRAAANGTRAGYGGYTYLLEPLWWAGMITMIVGEAANFVAYIYAPAVLVTPLGALSIIISAILAHFLLKEKLKKMGVLGCVSCIVGSVVIVIHAPKEQTPNSVQEIWNLATQPAFLVYVAITMSIVLALILHFEPLCGQSNILVYIGICSLMGALTVMSIKAIGIAIKLTMEGVSQIGYPQTWLFLMVAVTCVVTQLIYLNKALDTFNAAIVSPVYYVMFTTLTIVASAIMFKDWSGQDAASVASELCGFITVLTGTMILHGTREEEQQASSSDLVFGSSESVRWYESRKSTNEEHLISLYSPEY; encoded by the exons ATGGAGTCGGACAATGGGAAGGGGTTGATACTAGCAGTGGCCTCTAGTGTTTTCATTGGCTCCAGCTTCATCTTGAAGAAGAAAGGTCTCAAGCGAGCTGCTGCTAATGGCACCCGTGCTG gGTATGGCGGTTATACTTACTTGTTAGAGCCTCTTTGGTGGGCAGGCATGATCActa TGATTGTTGGAGAAGCTGCAAACTTTGTCGCCTACATATACGCACCAGCTGTTCTCGTCACACCCCTTGGTGCTTTAAGTATTATCATCAG TGCTATTCTGGCACATTTCTTGTTAAAAGAAAAGCTTAAGAAAATGGGGGTTCTTGGGTGTGTTTCTTGCATCGTCGGCTCTGTTGTTATTGTTATTCACGCACCTAAGGAGCAGACTCCTAACTCCGTCCAAGAGATTTGGAATCTCGCTACTCAGCCTG CTTTTCTAGTTTACGTAGCCATAACCATGTCCATTGTCCTTGCTTTGATTCTCCACTTCGAGCCTCTCTGCGGCCAatccaacattcttgtttatatCGGTATATGTTCCTTAATGGGTGCTCTCACT gTTATGAGCATAAAGGCTATTGGAATTGCTATAAAGTTAACGATGGAGGGAGTGAGCCAGATTGGGTATCCACAGACATGGCTTTTTCTCATGGTTGCTGTTACCTGTGTCGTTACCCAATTGATTTATCTTAACAAG GCTTTGGACACATTCAATGCAGCAATTGTTTCTCCAGTGTACTATGTAATGTTCACAACCCTCACTATTGTTGCTAGTGCCATCATGTTCAAG GACTGGTCTGGGCAAGACGCAGCTAGCGTAGCCTCTGAGTTATGTGGATTCATCACTGTGCTCACTGGCACAATGATACTTCATGGGACCAGGGAAGAGGAACaacaagcttcttcttcag atttggtatttggatcttcAGAATCAGTACGATGGTACGAGTCAAGAAAGAGCACGAACGAAGAACATCTGATAAGCCTGTACAGCCCTGAATACTAG
- the LOC106374853 gene encoding dirigent protein 4-like, with protein sequence MYRIQEMGKKTGIILVLFTLHLLISFALSEYYSETLPFSPKQQVVTNLHFFFHDTLSGRDPSAVLIAKPHLTAENSSSPTPFGSLLAIDDPLTLGPDPKSEKIGNVRGMYVSSGKHVPTLTMYVDFGFTSGLFNGSSFTVFSRNTITEKERELAVVGGRGRFRMATGVAQLNTYSVNLINGDAVVEYNVTLYHY encoded by the coding sequence ATGTATAGAATACAAGAGATGGGGAAGAAAACAGGAATCATACTAGTATTGTTTACTCTTCATCTACTCATATCCTTCGCCCTCTCTGAGTATTACTCAGAAACTCTTCCATTCTCACCAAAACAACAGGTCGTCACCAATCTCCACTTCTTCTTTCATGACACTCTCTCCGGACGAGACCCATCAGCGGTCCTCATCGCCAAACCCCATCTCACCGCAGAGAACAGCTCTTCTCCCACACCCTTCGGCTCTCTTCTCGCCATCGACGACCCTCTCACCCTCGGACCTGATCCCAAGTCCGAGAAGATCGGGAACGTCAGAGGGATGTACGTCTCTTCCGGAAAACATGTCCCCACGTTGACCATGTACGTCGACTTCGGCTTCACCTCCGGCCTGTTTAACGGCAGCTCCTTCACCGTGTTTTCTAGGAATACGATTACGGAGAAGGAGAGGGAGCTTGCGGTTGTGGGTGGTCGAGGAAGGTTTAGGATGGCTACAGGAGTTGCTCAACTTAATACATACTCGGTTAACTTAATCAACGGTGATGCCGTTGTCGAGTACAATGTCACTCTCTATCATTATTAA
- the LOC106368809 gene encoding translocon-associated protein subunit alpha-like encodes MNVRVLFLALLLLASPLLQVARCQVDAEDHSSIVDDVVGEHSDSGAEEDDQDLDNINLTSAPGVETVSVFPKNSAKVVPAGEETELLVAIKNDGKSHVGVMGIRASVHLPYDHKLLVQNLTMMRYNNASIPTSVQATFPYIFAVSQYLQPGAFDLVGYIIYDVEGKPYQSVFYNGTIEVVESGGLLSGESVFLITLGIALLLLLGLWAYSQVQRLTKKTKKVSKVEVGTRSTDASMDEWLEGTHLAKTLSGKSKSKKN; translated from the exons ATGAATGTTAGGGTTTTGTTCCTGGCTCTCCTTCTCCTTGCATCTCCGCTGCTTcaag TTGCTAGATGTCAAGTAGATGCCGAGGATCATTCCAGTATCGTTGACGATGTTGTGGGAGAACACAGCGATTCTGGTGCTGAGGAAGATGATCAGGATTTGGATAATATCAACTTGACCTCTGCTCCAGGGGTTGAGACTGTCTCTGTTTTCCCCAAAAACAGTGCCAAAG TGGTTCCAGCTGGAGAAGAGACTGAGCTCCTTGTTGCTATCAAGAACGATG GCAAATCTCACGTAGGTGTGATGGGGATTAGGGCCAGCGTCCATCTTCCTTATGATCATAAGCTGTTGGTTCAGAATCTCACCATGATG AGATACAACAATGCGTCCATCCCAACTTCTGTTCAAGCAACATTCCCTTACATCTTTGCAGTCAGCCAGTACCTGCAG CCTGGAGCATTTGATCTGGTGGGTTATATCATCTACGACGTGGAGGGGAAGCCATACCAGAGCGTCTTCTACAATGGAACCATTGAGGTAGTTGAATCTGGAGGTCTTCTCAGCGGTGAGTCTGTCTTCCTTATAACACTTGGAATtgctctcctcctcctcctcggtCTATGGGCATACAGCCAAGTCCAGCGTCTCACTAAG AAAACCAAAAAGGTGTCAAAGGTGGAAGTAGGAACCAGGTCTACCGACGCATCAATGGACGAATGGCTCGAG GGAACTCATTTGGCTAAGACATTGTCTGGTAAATCAAAGAGCAAGAAGAACTAA